Proteins found in one Gordonia sp. PDNC005 genomic segment:
- a CDS encoding TetR/AcrR family transcriptional regulator, producing MAQSTRKPRVTVPPSVQEEAILEAAAAEFTDVGVRRANMDEVARVAGVSRSTLYRRFPNKDNLLLAVANRTFENGMARIEANVAGLGPSDAVIEAFATGADMVENDPLLRRVVFEDVEIRSITATVSSLFIAMITDRVATTLRRAGATMPDDDLRQAVELHVRLVTSFLEVPVDEPERRTPEYARNVAAKFLAPMIY from the coding sequence ATGGCCCAGTCCACACGAAAACCCCGCGTCACAGTGCCGCCGTCCGTGCAGGAGGAGGCGATCCTCGAAGCCGCGGCCGCCGAGTTCACAGACGTCGGCGTCCGCCGCGCCAACATGGACGAGGTCGCGAGGGTCGCCGGTGTCAGCCGGTCGACGCTGTACCGCCGCTTCCCCAATAAGGACAACCTCCTGCTGGCAGTCGCCAACCGCACCTTCGAGAACGGCATGGCGCGGATCGAGGCGAACGTCGCGGGTCTCGGGCCGTCCGACGCCGTCATCGAGGCGTTCGCGACCGGCGCGGACATGGTCGAGAACGACCCGTTGTTGCGGCGCGTCGTCTTCGAGGACGTCGAGATCCGCAGTATCACCGCCACTGTCAGCTCGTTGTTCATCGCGATGATCACCGACCGGGTCGCGACCACTCTGCGCCGGGCCGGGGCGACGATGCCGGACGACGATCTCCGCCAAGCCGTGGAACTGCATGTGCGGCTCGTGACGTCGTTCCTCGAAGTCCCGGTCGACGAACCTGAACGTCGAACACCCGAATACGCGCGGAATGTCGCCGCGAAGTTCCTCGCCCCGATGATCTACTGA
- a CDS encoding cytochrome P450 has protein sequence MATPILAQPDVDSGLRPVPVTNRNGVLEILRMRRDPFSFADEKRLRFGEVSGMNALGIRMVTCSGPEAANEILMNKDRAFANAPAWSYFIGPFFNRGVMLLDFDEHRHHRHILQQAFTPKVLKGYMDEMQPMIAERMTRFPTGRVLMLSEFKQLTLDVALEVFLGLELPKSEADRLNKAFIETVRAGVAFVRKPVPGGRWWKGVRSRKILEDFFYEHIPAKRAEQTPDLFSVLCHAESDDGDTFTDEDVVNHMIFVLMAAHDTSTITMSQMAYHMAKHPEWQQRAREESLALGEHLTYDDLASMEAIDVIMKESLRMCPPVPAQPRMAIKDTQVQGFFIPKGTMVVVPQMANHRRRDIFSHPNMFDPERFSADRAEDKAHRMAWMPFGGGVHKCIGLYFGQMEIKTIMHHLLRGYEWSVPADYVMPMDYSALPVPKDKLPVTMRRR, from the coding sequence ATGGCGACACCAATTCTCGCGCAGCCCGACGTCGACAGCGGTCTGCGTCCCGTGCCGGTCACCAACCGCAACGGAGTGCTCGAGATCCTGCGGATGCGCCGCGACCCGTTCTCGTTCGCCGACGAGAAGCGACTTCGATTCGGTGAAGTGTCGGGCATGAACGCGCTCGGCATCCGCATGGTCACGTGCAGCGGACCCGAAGCGGCGAACGAGATCCTGATGAACAAGGACCGTGCGTTCGCCAACGCCCCCGCCTGGAGTTACTTCATCGGTCCGTTCTTCAATCGCGGCGTCATGCTCCTCGACTTCGACGAGCACCGGCACCATCGCCACATCCTTCAGCAGGCCTTCACTCCGAAGGTGCTCAAGGGCTACATGGACGAGATGCAGCCGATGATCGCCGAGCGCATGACCCGATTCCCGACGGGCAGGGTGCTGATGCTCAGTGAGTTCAAGCAGCTGACGCTCGACGTCGCGCTGGAGGTGTTCCTCGGTCTCGAACTACCGAAGTCCGAGGCGGACCGTCTCAACAAGGCGTTCATCGAGACCGTGCGAGCCGGTGTCGCCTTCGTTCGCAAACCGGTGCCTGGCGGACGGTGGTGGAAGGGCGTCCGATCCCGCAAGATCCTCGAAGACTTCTTCTACGAGCACATCCCGGCCAAGCGCGCGGAGCAGACGCCTGATCTGTTCTCGGTTCTCTGCCACGCGGAGAGCGACGACGGAGACACGTTCACCGACGAGGACGTCGTCAATCACATGATCTTCGTCCTGATGGCCGCTCACGACACCTCGACGATCACGATGTCGCAGATGGCGTACCACATGGCGAAGCACCCGGAGTGGCAACAGCGCGCGCGGGAGGAGTCCCTCGCGCTCGGCGAGCACCTCACCTACGACGACCTCGCGTCGATGGAGGCGATCGACGTGATCATGAAGGAATCGTTGCGGATGTGTCCGCCCGTTCCGGCGCAGCCGCGGATGGCGATCAAAGACACACAGGTCCAAGGCTTCTTCATCCCGAAGGGGACGATGGTCGTGGTCCCGCAGATGGCCAACCACCGTCGCCGCGACATCTTCTCGCACCCGAACATGTTCGACCCTGAACGCTTCTCGGCCGACCGCGCCGAAGACAAGGCGCATCGCATGGCATGGATGCCGTTCGGTGGGGGCGTTCACAAATGCATCGGCCTGTACTTCGGGCAGATGGAGATCAAGACGATCATGCATCATCTGCTCCGCGGCTACGAGTGGTCCGTTCCGGCCGACTACGTGATGCCGATGGATTACAGCGCGCTGCCGGTTCCGAAGGACAAGCTGCCCGTCACGATGCGGCGTCGTTGA
- a CDS encoding SDR family NAD(P)-dependent oxidoreductase has product MSLLSRLPLSRFSRRARADDRLAQVRAGVAGKVVAITGGARGIGFEIAGQVLAAGGHVALGDIDVDAVGKAAADLGVEGIALDVTDSASFESFLDSVEERVGPVDVLINNAGIMPVGSFLEYDEALIRRTVEIDLIGVILGTRAAGRRMVARGRGQVLNVASVAGRLAAPGLSVYNGAKSGVIEFSETADAELMGRGVRVSTVLPSFTNTGLIDGLQTNAMVRSVDTDVVAREVLASIASPRVRVTAPRSLGWVDANPALPIGFKRRMSRLTKTDTMFLHADQSARAEYSARIGQGSSDAV; this is encoded by the coding sequence ATGTCCCTGCTCAGCCGTCTCCCTCTGAGTCGCTTCTCTCGTCGGGCTCGGGCCGACGACCGTCTCGCGCAGGTGCGCGCCGGAGTCGCCGGAAAGGTCGTCGCGATCACCGGCGGTGCTCGTGGTATCGGATTCGAGATCGCAGGTCAGGTACTCGCTGCGGGCGGACACGTCGCTCTCGGAGACATCGACGTCGACGCCGTCGGGAAGGCTGCGGCCGATCTGGGAGTGGAAGGCATCGCCCTCGACGTCACCGACAGCGCATCGTTCGAATCGTTCCTCGACAGTGTCGAGGAACGTGTCGGGCCGGTGGACGTGCTCATCAACAACGCGGGCATCATGCCTGTCGGCTCATTCCTCGAATACGACGAGGCGTTGATCCGGCGCACCGTCGAGATAGACCTGATCGGCGTCATCCTCGGCACCCGTGCCGCCGGTCGCCGGATGGTGGCACGCGGGCGCGGGCAGGTGCTGAACGTCGCCTCGGTCGCGGGTCGCCTCGCCGCCCCGGGACTGTCGGTCTACAACGGCGCGAAGTCGGGCGTCATCGAGTTCTCCGAGACCGCGGATGCGGAACTGATGGGTCGAGGTGTCCGGGTGTCGACGGTGCTTCCGTCGTTCACCAACACCGGGCTCATCGACGGGTTGCAGACGAACGCGATGGTCAGGTCGGTGGACACCGATGTCGTCGCCAGAGAGGTCCTCGCCTCGATCGCGTCGCCGCGTGTGCGTGTGACGGCTCCCCGCTCACTCGGCTGGGTGGACGCGAACCCGGCCTTGCCCATCGGGTTCAAGCGGCGCATGAGCCGCCTGACGAAGACCGACACCATGTTCCTGCACGCGGATCAATCGGCACGAGCCGAGTACAGCGCGCGCATCGGGCAGGGCTCGTCCGACGCCGTGTGA